The Leguminivora glycinivorella isolate SPB_JAAS2020 chromosome 1, LegGlyc_1.1, whole genome shotgun sequence genome includes a region encoding these proteins:
- the LOC125227447 gene encoding leucine-rich PPR motif-containing protein, mitochondrial, with protein sequence MSSLLRSTKFVRYFTGAARTLILNSAKSAESNLLVNPIALCSANNVLLRDYATSKKAESLEPLLQKLDSEARRFGRITKKDIDEVFDEIRSKNDITSSQSLLVIRCCGELVPEELPEQRTLLVQKIWSVLTERGIPMDISHYNALLRVYIENEHPFSPAQFLEELEKKGLQPNRVTYQRLMWRYCQEGDVDGATKVLEKMRELSMPVSEPVLNALVMGHAFHGDTNGAKAVLETMAGAGLQPTNRTYTLLACGYAKQGDIAGVENVIKTATDKDAYLTDKDILDIIEHLATGGHNDKMESLFQHLQKGMGYNQDVCNVILRLLNKGQLDAAKKIMKTMPKTTNNDDTPFKGAFFIKQLLRVKKSPEDIIKACLELKEEGLVPNSIYIATETALQQGHVELSQSLFKELQKEGHEIRQHYYWPLLAQKGREGDEEGLLQLIRDMVKDGNIPSGEALRDYVIPHLIKKDTPLNIILKLQIANVPVAHAARNLMVELLQAGKLKQAAEVALKYRPRGQYSLLTRPLIIALSKTKDINSFSTILHVICSAQSQVTQTDDDGHDDGQNEFEVGRIVLSALKSLSNVDTAQPLLRAIHSKGLRISSESAEAIQQYLGNNLTTELSELLSQLTSPDLEIAPLEHQRTYNNEPRSSAHLEKLLAQGKPDSEKRLQRQLISAYVKENNVEKLNKLLVDLKASNFELSNAVLSQLYEFYCVHDDVEKAKQIHSEILQKDPEFVLNKFKLVQMSYALVRAGKVEEAIQFLKDNRHDPESDKGTFMLNSKCWQMLNSLAEKKDDANVIEMTTVLIENNYIEPSNVIFGPSIKAFLQKGDVEGALKQFESCCKQYRCTPWKGELMKVLITKEDASRLQWLADLSTQIHGEVNVLHDLVLAFVECGRLRQARRILETPGLQARHNRLNDACERYVEEGKSEYLEGLLEATKQLSHIDRSNIFYHLLVTYCKADETDKALGLWTILQEEGEIPSDQFLSHLGKHLRTKNRPVPFIIPEDQDSNKQNKREQQKPKKAQAKPDQRKVTRQDVTAEIENLVHADKLTEALDYAVKSLDAGTTAKSNILKYLLKKLAEQGEVEKIQELGKRLTESMKRNVTYDDKLTLAIFTQGAGPQHIDSLYEAVSSAMTDDELAKALVKFPRSNALASVIQDDALVEKCRKVAELSASRGQYMPANLLWMEYILAGKDQQADSLWDKSLNSVQSVVFRRLLQESHVRKQPELIEKLITTMQKNKNITSGSHANAYSRLINMHLLENKVDEAQSVLEKAVKLGVPINEFNKNSLIKLKEAVEATGKSFKYAV encoded by the exons GTGAACTTGTACCCGAAGAGTTACCAGAACAAAGAACACTCTTAGTCCAGAAAATATGGAGTGTACTTACAGAACGGGGTATCCCTATGGATATTTCACACTACAATGCTCTATTGAGGGTTTATATTGAAAATGAGCACCCATTTTCACCAGCCCAGTTCCTTGAAGAACTGGAGAAGAAAGGACTGCAGCCTAACAG GGTGACTTACCAAAGGCTCATGTGGCGTTATTGTCAAGAAGGAGATGTTGACGGCGCAACAAAAGTTCTAGAGAAAATGAGAGAGCTTAGTATGCCGGTGTCCGAACCAGTCCTAAATGCCCTGGTCATGGGCCACGCATTCCACGGAGACACCAATGGTGCCAAAGCTGTGCTGGAGACAATGGCTGGTGCAGGCCTGCAGCCGACTAACCGTACCTATACTCTTCTTGCGTGTGGGTATGCTAAACAAGGCGATATAGCTGGTGTAGAAAATGTCATCAAAACTGCGACCGACAAAGATGCTTACTTAACTGATAAG gatATTTTGGATATCATTGAACATCTAGCAACTGGAGGTCACAATGATAAAATGGAAAGTCTTTTCCAACATCTTCAGAAGGGCATGGGCTACAATCAAGACGTCTGCAATGTTATCCTACGGTTACTCAACAAAGGGCAGCTGGATGCAGCCAAAAAAATCATGAAGACCATGCCAAAGACTACCAACAATGATGATACACCATTCAAAGGGGCATTCTTTATAAAACAGCTTTTAAGAGTTAAGAAGTCGCCTGAGGACATCATTAAGGCTTGCCTAGAACTAAAGGAAGAAGGATTAGTTCCTAATTCCATCTATATAGCCACTGAGACAGCATTACAGCAGGGACACGTTGAACTGTCTCAAAGTCTGTTCAAGGAGCTTCAAAAGGAAGGGCACGAAATACGCCAGCACTATTACTGGCCACTGCTTGCACAGAAAGGACGGGAGGGTGATGAAGAAGGCCTATTGCAACTTATCCGTGACATGGTGAAAGACGGAAACATTCCCAGCGGCGAGGCTTTGAGGGACTATGTCATACCACATCTGATCAAAAAAGACACCCCTttgaacataatattaaaactcCAAATCGCAAATGTGCCGGTTGCACATGCGGCAAGGAATCTCATGGTCGAGCTCTTGCAAGCGGGCAAACTAAAACAAGCGGCGGAAGTTGCATTAAAATATAGACCTAGAGGCCAGTATTCTCTACTTACGAGACCACTTATTATTGCACTGAGCAAAACTAAAGATATTAATTCATTTTCCACAATTTTGCACGTTATTTGCAGCGCACAAAGTCAAGTCACACAAACTGACGATGATGGCCACGATGACGGTCAAAATGAGTTCGAGGTTGGTCGAATTGTTCTCTCGGCTTTGAAGAGCCTATCCAATGTTGACACAGCTCAGCCACTACTGCGAGCTATTCATTCAAAGGGCTTAAGAATTAGCTCTGAATCTGCAGAAGCCATTCAACAGTATCTAGGAAATAACTTGACAACGGAACTTTCGGAATTACTTTCTCAACTTACGTCACCCGATCTTGAAATCGCTCCATTAGAACATCAGAGAACTTATAATAACGAACCCCGAAGCTCAGCTCATTTGGAGAAACTACTAGCTCAAGGAAAACCTGACAGTGAAAAGCGCCTACAAAGACAACTCATTTCAGCTTACGTTAAAGAGAACAATGTTGAAAAGCTTAATAAACTCTTGGTTGATTTGAAAGCTTCCAATTTCGAACTGTCCAATGCTGTTCTTTCACAGTTGTACGAATTTTACTGTGTGCATGATGATGTAGAGAAAGCTAAGCAAATCCACTCTGAAATTCTACAGAAGGATCCCGAATTTGTGTTAAATAAGTTCAAGCTTGTCCAGATGTCATATGCGTTAGTGAGAGCAGGAAAAGTAGAAGAAGCGATCCAGTTTTTGAAGGACAACAGACACGACCCGGAGTCAGATAAAGGAACTTTCATGCTCAACTCCAAATGCTGGCAAATGCTGAATAGCTTAGCTGAAAAGAAGGATGATGCTAAT GTAATAGAAATGACCACGGTACTCATAGAAAACAACTACATTGAGCCGTCCAACGTGATCTTCGGGCCCAGCATCAAGGCGTTCCTACAGAAGGGCGACGTGGAAGGCGCGCTCAAGCAGTTCGAGAGCTGCTGCAAGCAGTACCGGTGCACGCCGTGGAAGGGCGAGCTCATGAAGGTGCTCATCACCAAGGAGGACGCCAGCAGGCTGCAGTGGCTGGCAGACCTTAGCACACAG ATCCACGGCGAAGTGAACGTCCTGCACGACCTGGTGCTCGCGTTCGTAGAGTGCGGCCGCCTGCGGCAAGCGCGCCGCATCCTCGAGACGCCGGGGCTGCAGGCGCGCCACAATCGCCTCAATGACGCCTGCGAGCGATACGTCGAG GAGGGCAAATCCGAATATCTCGAGGGCCTGCTCGAGGCTACCAAACAACTGTCGCACATTGATCGCTCCAACATTTTCTACCACCTCCTGGTCACCTACTGCAAAGCCGATGAGACTGACAAAGCTCTCGGCCTCTGGACTATCTTGCAGGAAGAAGGCGAAATCCCGAGCGATCAATTCCTGTCTCACCTCGGCAAGCATCTGAGAACAAAGAATAGGCCTGTACCTTTCATCATTCCTGAAGACCAGGACTCAAACAAGCAGAATAAAAGAGAACAACAGAAACCTAAAAAAGCACAGGCGAAACCGGATCAACGAAAGGTTACAAGACAAGATGTGACTGCGGAGATTGAGAATTTAGTTCACGCTGATAAACTTACTGAAGCACTGGATTACGCGGTTAAATCATTAGACGCAGGGACGACGGCAAAATCTAACATACTGAAGTATCTGCTGAAGAAACTGGCTGAGCAAGGAGAGGTCGAGAAGATACAGGAGCTAGGCAAGCGCCTGACGGAATCTATGAAACGTAATGTGACTTACGATGATAAACTAACTCTGGCCATCTTCACGCAGGGCGCGGGCCCGCAGCACATCGACAGCCTTTACGAGGCCGTTAGTAGCGCCATGACCGACGATGAGTTAGCGAAGGCCCTGGTGAAATTCCCACGAAGCAATGCGCTTGCTTCCGTCATACAGGATGATGCTCTCGTTGAAAAGT GTCGCAAAGTAGCCGAACTATCAGCTTCCAGAGGACAATACATGCCAGCAAATCTTCTCTGGATGGAGTACATACTAGCAGGAAAAGACCAGCAGGCTGACTCTCTCTGGGACAAATCCTTGAACAGTGTCCAGAGTGTAGTCTTCAGGCGACTACTGCAGGAGAGCCATGTCAGGAAACAACCAGAGTTAATAGAAAAACTTATAACAACAATGcagaaaaacaaaaacataactTCAGGGTCGCACGCCAATGCATACTCTAGATTAATCAACATGCATTTACTCGAAAATAAAGTCGATGAAGCGCAATCCGTTTTAGAGAAGGCTGTGAAGCTCGGCGTTCCCATCaacgaatttaataaaaattcccTAATTAAGCTGAAAGAAGCCGTAGAAGCAACAGGAAAAAGTTTCAAATATGCTGTTTAG
- the LOC125228865 gene encoding uncharacterized protein LOC125228865 → MFYPENSLKKGGRFHLCWVADSWPACFASITQRQLWSQDIRKMCDDLLQVMTNESGRPSHRFSLRLSSQLMRGLVRLYQKKVNSILTEICMINARIMKNSNRKFNIQDEAEEMQRHIVPMLELPAPVREPVPEPEERVEEMIQQSGNVVPNIEAITLKEAAIPEFQLPPNDGFGEENPNQALQLLLQDRTLEHMLGASGPHSALNATEPAAQITDRSANQSRLELDKTMERMSEHENTLFGKSTAQDLLPEELDKEIPIPEIPPPDLPVPTEKKSPTPEPAAAVTAPAPAAAPAQAAPQEPEIVTLETLEEGEPQAKRRRKNKLIIDKNHQLSKKFLRARIENIHVDLRCERSRID, encoded by the exons atgttttatccGGAGAATTCACTAAAAAAAGGGGGAAGATTTCATTTATGTTGGGTGGCAGATTCATGGCCTGCCTGCTTTGCTTCGATAACCCAACGACAACTATGGTCTCAAGATATAAGAAAAATGTG CGATGACTTATTACAAGTTATGACCAATGAGTCTGGTCGGCCCTCGCACCGGTTTTCGCTCCGTCTCAGCTCTCAACTTATGCGGGGACTGGTCCGACTGTATCAGAAGAAAGTTAACAGCATTTTGA CCGAGATATGCATGATTAATGCAAGAATTATGAAAAACTCAAATagaaa ATTCAACATCCAAGATGAAGCAGAAGAGATGCAGAGGCATATCGTGCCGATGTTGGAGCTGCCAGCGCCAGTGAGAGAGCCTGTCCCGGAGCCGGAGGAAAGAGTTGAGGAAATGATACAG CAAAGTGGTAACGTCGTGCCCAACATTGAAGCCATCACACTCAAAGAAGCTGCCATTCCAGAGTTTCAACTCCCACCAAAT gacGGTTTCGGCGAAGAGAACCCCAACCAGGCCTTACAGCTACTCCTCCAAGACCGCACGCTCGAACACATGCTAGGCGCCTCCGGCCCGCACAGCGCGCTCAACGCCACCGAGCCCGCCGCACAGATTACTGACCGCAGCGCCAACCAGTCCCGGCTCGAGCTCGACAAGACTATGGAACGCATGTCCGAACATGAGAACACTTTGTTCGGGAAAT CTACAGCGCAGGATCTATTGCCTGAAGAATTGGATAAAG AGATCCCAATTCCTGAAATCCCGCCTCCGGACCTGCCCGTTCCCACCGAAAAAAA ATCCCCGACGCCGGAGCCGGCAGCGGCGGTgaccgcgcccgcgcccgccgccgcgcccgcgcaggcCGCCCCGCAAGAACCAGAGATAGTCACATTAGAG ACACTAGAAGAAGGGGAACCGCAAGCCAAGCGCCGCAGGAAGAATAAATTGATCATAGACAAGAACCATCAGCTCTCCAAGAAGTTCCTTCGGGCTAGGATCGAGAACATTCATGTTGACTTACGTTGTGAG AGGAGTAGAATAGACTAG
- the LOC125239964 gene encoding uncharacterized protein LOC125239964: MSSREKWSSLSLRALRPATVQVLEPIPEEPPQVPEPQVQVPEPQIPEPQLPLEQSVLNQSAAVPDLSAVDVQKDIEDAQKDLADLPTQKLAAATQKRASREDLNTSQTKKSRCGYTSFRASQSQNLVPPEPEIVEKENIPANWQTIPPRTEEPLTMPEIEIQRPSDPERILSSMLHAAGLADVQAAQAPAPDEPRRSRRRASASSETMLGSLDRTKVSLGDSDQTTDSKRFIRDQWGTEGTMVKILKMVKAEIQPLEINTLMSNGPMVPGYKGIIAARCFTSILKLKQHGFIKVRKDPDTLEILDIFLGPKFDI; encoded by the exons ATGTCGAGCAGAGAGAAATGGAG CTCGCTCTCGCTTCGCGCGCTCAGGCCCGCCACCGTCCAAGTCCTCGAGCCTATCCCCGAAGAACCCCCTCAAGTGCCAGAACCACAGGTGCAAGTGCCTGAACCACAAATACCAGAGCCGCAGCTGCCGCTAGAGCAGTCCGTTCTGAACCAGTCTGCTGCGGTGCCGGATCTGAGCGCTGTCGACGTGCAGAAGGATATTGAAGACGCGCAAAAAGACCTTGCCGATCTGCCGACCCAGAAATTGGCGGCAGCAACGCAGAAGAGGGCTTCGCGGGAGGATCTTAATACAAGTCAA ACGAAAAAGTCGAGATGCGGATATACATCCTTCAGAGCGAGTCAATCCCAAAACCTTGTTCCGCCAGAGCCAGAAATCG tcgAAAAAGAGAACATCCCAGCCAACTGGCAGACAATACCGCCGCGCACCGAAGAACCGCTGACCATGCCAGAGATCGAGATACAACGGCCGTCCGATCCCGAGCGCATCCTGAGCTCCATGCTGCACGCGGCGGGCCTGGCCGACGTGCAGGCTGCGCAGGCGCCCGCGCCGGACGAGCCGCGCAGGAGCCGGCGCCGCGCCAGCGCCAGCTCCGAGACCATGCTGGGCAGTCTCGACCGCACCAAGGTGTCGCTCGGCGACTCCGACCAGACTACCGACTCTAAGAGGTTTATTCG TGATCAATGGGGCACTGAGGGCACGATGGTGAAGATTTTGAAGATGGTTAAAGCGGAGATCCAACCCCTGGAAATAAACACTCTCATGTCGAACGGGCCTATGGTTCCTGGCTATAAGGGCATTATCGCGGCACGATGTTTCACTTCAATATTGA AACTCAAGCAACATGGCTTTATAAAAGTACGCAAGGATCCGGACACTTTGGAGATACTCGACATTTTTTTGGGACCTAAATTtgatatataa